A genomic window from Nicotiana sylvestris chromosome 11, ASM39365v2, whole genome shotgun sequence includes:
- the LOC138881015 gene encoding uncharacterized protein has product MEDNFKVKHEVMALLKKFVDRFQRERMMLPRVLDNWVDMAFAKLVNILEKRKINIACVQEARWVGYKARDVDRFKLWYSGRVGDMNGVSILLDNDLRELVVEVRRVNDRMMIIKLVVGGFTWHIISAYAPQAGLDEEVKRRFGEDLDEMVHTEKLLKGGDFNGHIGETSVGYDDVHGGFGFGDRNGGGMSLLDFARAFDLVIANLSFPKKREHLVTFRSSVAETQIDYLLCMKSDRGLCMDCKCIWEDAREVLGVTKGYPGGHKGDWWWKGEVQGKVKTKKAVYLKLMESVDEEEKRANREHYK; this is encoded by the exons ATGGAAGATAACTTCAAAGTGAAGCATGAAGTCATGGCATTGCTCAAAAAATTTGTAGACAGATTCCAGCGTGAGAGGATGATGTTACCGCGTGTACTTGATAACTGGGTAGATATGGCATTTGCAA AATTAGTGAATATTCTCGAGaaaaggaagattaatatagcttgTGTACAGGAGGCTAGGTGGGTAGGATATAAGGCACGGGATGTGGACAGGTTCAAACTATGGTATTCTGGGAGGGTGGGGGACATGAACGGGGTAAGTATCTTGCTTGATAATGACCTCCGTGAACTAGTGGTGGAAGTTAGGAGGGTGAATGATAGGATGATGATAATTAAGCTAGTTGTTGGAGGTTTTACTTGGCACATAATCAGTGCGTACGCACcccaagcaggcttggatgaggaagTCAAGAGGCGCTTCGGGGAGGATTTGGATGAGATGGTGCATACCGAGAAACTTTTAAAAGGAGGAGATTTTAATGGCCACATTGGAGAGACTTCTGTGGGTTATGATGATGTGCATGGTGGCTTTGGTTTTGGAGATAGAAATGGAGGAGGAATGTCTCTACTGGACTTTGCTAGAGCATTTGATTTGGTGATAGCAAACTTGAGTTTTCCGAAGAAGAGGGAGCACTTGGTCACCTTTCGGAGTTCAGTGGCCGAGACTCAGATTGATTATTTACTTTGCATGAAGTCTGATAGAGGCCTTTGCATGGATTGCAAG TGCATTTGGGAAGATGCGAGAGAGGTATTGGGGGTCACAAAAGGATACCCTGGTGGTCACaagggagactggtggtggaaggGAGAGGTGCAAGGAAAAGTGAAAACCAAGAAAGCAGTGTATCTAAAGCTAATGGAAAGTGtagacgaggaggagaagagggcAAATAGGGAGCATTATAAGTAG